One genomic segment of Falco cherrug isolate bFalChe1 chromosome 13, bFalChe1.pri, whole genome shotgun sequence includes these proteins:
- the LOC102049487 gene encoding protein PET117 homolog, mitochondrial, whose translation MSRSSRAVLAVTALLSAATVAAVHVQQRWERERLHSGVLRDLERQSQKKENIRLLEEQIALTKHLMEERDKALMEKRSQQS comes from the exons ATGTCGAGGAGCTCCCGGGCGGTGCTGGCCGTTACCGCGCTGCTCTCCGCCGCCACCGTGGCGGCCGTGCACGTCCAGCAGCGGTGGGAGCGGGAG AGGCTGCACAGTGGAGTTCTCAGAGATCTTGAGCGACAAAGtcagaaaaaggagaatattCGCCTGCTAGAAGAGCAGATTGCTTTGACAAAGCACCTTATGGAAGAAAGAGACAAGGCACTAATGGAAAAAAGGTCCCAGCAGTCCTAG
- the KAT14 gene encoding cysteine-rich protein 2-binding protein isoform X1, with translation MQTPSRMANNVHMSGLLSRHDDEATRTSTSEGLEEGEVEGETLLIVESEDQASVDLSHDQSGDSLNSDEGDASWMEEMSYYCEKCQKWIPASQLREQLSYLKGDNFFRFTCSECSEDGKEQFERLRLTWQQVVMLAMYNLSLEGTGRQGYFRWKEDICAFIEKHWTFLLGNRKKTSTWWSTVAGCLSVGSPLFFRSGAQEFGEPGWWKLVHNKPPTMKPEGEKLSASALKAKAASKPPLDPIITVEGLRKRVSRNPVESAMELKEKRSRTQEAKDIRRAQKEAAGFLDRSTSSTPVKFTSRGRRPDIVLEKGEVIDFSSLSSSDRTPLTSPSPSPSLDFSAPGTPASHSATPSLLSEADLIPDVMPPQALFHDDEEMEGDGVIDPGIEYVPPPSGTAGAGTVIASRKKVKTAEQIKQEVESEEEKPERMEGDSEDPEESNTLLQVRGRDKRKPQLEKDAKPRAPKHTSVSIYEEKLLLKRLEACPNAMSMTPEARRLRRKLIVRQAKRERGLPLFDLDQVVNAALLLVDGIYGAKEGGVSRSPVGQATYRTTSQDFRILDRYQTMLPAMKGYRQQTTKFLYRLVGSEDLLTDHSIVSPYTSRVLKPYIRRDYETKPPKLRLLAEIRAYPHRNDLNWKAEPEAPVDYCYVRPNHIPTINSMCHEFFWPGIDLSECLQYPDFSVVVLYKKVIIAFGFMVPDVKYNEAYISFLLVHPEWRRAGIATFMIYHLIQTCMGKDVTLHVSASNPAMLLYQKFGFKTEEYILDFYDKYYPLDSKECKHAFFLRLRR, from the exons ATGCAAACACCATCTAGAATGGCAAATAATGTTCACATGAGTGGGCTGCTGAGCCGCCACGATGATGAAGCCACCAGGACCTCCACCTCAGAGGGCCTGGAGGAGGGTGAGGTGGAAGGGGAGACTCTCCTGATTGTTGAGTCTGAGGACCAGGCTTCGGTGGATTTATCACACGACCAGAGTGGGGATTCTCTGAACAGTGACGAAGGTGACGCGTCCTGGATGGAGGAGATGTCCTATTACTGCGAGAAGTGCCAGAAATGGATCCCAGCAA GCCAACTGAGAGAACAGCTCAGCTACCTCAAAGGAGATAACTTTTTCAGATTTACTTGCTCTGAATGCTCAGAAGATGGGAAGGAGCAATTTGAACGGCTGAGATTAACGTGGCAACAA GTTGTCATGCTGGCAATGTACAATTTGTCTCTGGAAGGAACGGGCCGTCAGGGATACTTCAGATGGAAAGAAgatatttgtgcttttattgAGAAACACTGGACTTTCTTATTAGGCAACAG gaaaaaGACCTCAACGTGGTGGAGCACCGTTGCTGGCTGTCTCTCTGTGGGAAGCCCCTTGTTTTTCCGCTCAGGGGCACAGGAATTTGGAGAACCGGGATGGTGGAAACTGGTTCATAATAAACCCCCAACAATGAAACCTGAAGGAGAGAAGCTGTCTGCGTCTGCACTAAAGGCAAAAG CAGCTTCAAAGCCACCTCTGGATCCCATCATTACTGTGGAAGGACTCAGGAAGCGGGTAAGCCGCAATCCAGTCGAATCAGCCATGGAGCTGAAGGAGAAGAGATCTCGTACTCAGGAAGCCAAGGATATTCGGAGAGCCCAGAAGGAGGCAGCTGGCTTCCTGGACCGGAGTACTTCCTCCACTCCTGTTAAATTCACCAGTCGAGGCCGTCGTCCTGATATCGTCCTTGAGAAAGGAGAGGTGATTGACTTCTCCTCCTTGAGCTCTTCAGACCGCACCCCTCTGACAAGCCCgtctccttccccatctctggacttctctgctcctggaacTCCAGCCTCGCATTCAGCCACTCCCAGCCTTCTCTCAGAAGCAGATCTCATCCCAGATGTCATGCCACCACAGGCTCTGTTTCATG ATGATGAGGAGATGGAAGGAGACGGAGTTATAGACCCAGGAATAGAGTATGTGCCCCCTCCCAGTGGGACAGCCGGTGCTGGCACTGTGATAGCAAGTAGGAAGAAAGTGAAGACAGCAGAGCAGATCAAGCAAGAGGTGGagagtgaagaagaaaaaccagaaaggatGGAAGGTGACAGTGAAGATCCTGAAGAGTCAAACACGTTGCTGCAGGTCAGGGGGCGAGACAAGAGGAAACCACAGCTGGAGAAGGATGCTAAACCCAGAGCTCCCAAGCATACCTCTGTTAGTATCTACgaggaaaagctgctgctgaagagacTGGAAGCATGTCCCAATGCCATGAGCATGACCCCGGAGGCCCGGAGACTGAGGCGCAAGCTGATAGTCAGGCAGGCCAAGAGGGAAAGGGGGCTGCCGCTCTTTGACTTGGACCAAGTTGTGAACGCTGCACTGCTCTTGGTTGATGGGATTTATGGAGCCAAAGAAGGAGGCGTTTCCAGGTCCCCAGTAGGGCAAGCAACATACAGAACTACTAGCCAGGACTTCAGGATCTTGGACAGATACCAG ACGATGCTGCCTGCCATGAAGGGATATCGACAGCAGACCACAAAGTTTCTGTATCGACTGGTAGGCTCAGAAGACCTGCTGACAGACCACAGTATTGTCAGTCCTTACACATCCCGTGTCCTGAAACCTTACATCAG GCGCGATTATGAGACAAAGCCCCCAAAACTCAGGCTGCTGGCAGAAATCCGGGCGTATCCACACAGGAATGATCTCAACTGGAAGGCTGAGCCAGAAGCACCCGTTGATTACTGTTACGTTCGCCCTAATCACATCCCCACTATAAACTCCATGTGCCACGAATTCTTCTGGCCTG GAATTGATTTATCAGAATGCCTGCAGTATCCAGACTTCAGCGTTGTTGTCCTTTACAAGAAAGTTATCATTGCTTTTGGCTTTATGGTGCCAGACGTGAAATACAATGAAGCTTACATCTCTTTTCTGTTAGTTCACCCTGAGTGGAGGAGAGCTGGGATTGCAACCTTCATGATTTACCACCTGATCCAG ACCTGCATGGGCAAAGACGTAACCCTTCACGTCTCTGCAAGCAACCCTGCTATGCTGCTCTACCAAAAGTTTGGATTCAAGACTGAAGAATACATTTTGGATTTTTATGACAAATATTATCCTTTGGACAGCAAGGAGTGCAAGCACGCATTCTTTCTCAGGCTGCGGCGCTGA
- the BIRC5 gene encoding baculoviral IAP repeat-containing protein 5: MAAGAEAVAALPEEWRLYFVPTRIATFRNWPFTEDCTCTPERMAAAGFLHCPVENGPDVAQCFFCFKELEGWEPEDDPLEEHKKHSASCAFLSLRKDPTDLTMQEFLKLDRERMKNAIKKEISQKMTEVEDTAKKVHHEIEDLVS; this comes from the exons ATGGCGGCCGGCGCTGAGGCGGTGGCGGCGCTGCCCGAGGAATGGCGGCTCTACTTCGTCCCCACCCGTATCGCTACCTTCCGCAACTGGCCCTTCACCGAGGACTGCACCTGCACGCCCGAGCGG ATGGCGGCGGCGGGTTTCCTGCACTGCCCCGTTGAGAACGGGCCCGACGTGGCGCAGTGCTTCTTCTGCTTCAAGGagctggagggctgggagcCCGAGGACGACCCCCT ggAGGAACACAAAAAACACTCTGCgagctgtgcttttctttcccttcgGAAAGATCCTACTGACCTGACAATGCAGGAGTTCCTGAAGCTAGACAGAGAACgaatgaaaaatgcaatt aaaaaagaaatttctcaaAAGATGACTGAGGTTGAAGACACGGCCAAGAAAGTGCATCATGAAATAGAGGATCTGGTGTCCtag
- the KAT14 gene encoding cysteine-rich protein 2-binding protein isoform X2: MQTPSRMANNVHMSGLLSRHDDEATRTSTSEGLEEGEVEGETLLIVESEDQASVDLSHDQSGDSLNSDEGDASWMEEMSYYCEKCQKWIPASQLREQLSYLKGDNFFRFTCSECSEDGKEQFERLRLTWQQVVMLAMYNLSLEGTGRQGYFRWKEDICAFIEKHWTFLLGNRKKTSTWWSTVAGCLSVGSPLFFRSGAQEFGEPGWWKLVHNKPPTMKPEGEKLSASALKAKASKPPLDPIITVEGLRKRVSRNPVESAMELKEKRSRTQEAKDIRRAQKEAAGFLDRSTSSTPVKFTSRGRRPDIVLEKGEVIDFSSLSSSDRTPLTSPSPSPSLDFSAPGTPASHSATPSLLSEADLIPDVMPPQALFHDDEEMEGDGVIDPGIEYVPPPSGTAGAGTVIASRKKVKTAEQIKQEVESEEEKPERMEGDSEDPEESNTLLQVRGRDKRKPQLEKDAKPRAPKHTSVSIYEEKLLLKRLEACPNAMSMTPEARRLRRKLIVRQAKRERGLPLFDLDQVVNAALLLVDGIYGAKEGGVSRSPVGQATYRTTSQDFRILDRYQTMLPAMKGYRQQTTKFLYRLVGSEDLLTDHSIVSPYTSRVLKPYIRRDYETKPPKLRLLAEIRAYPHRNDLNWKAEPEAPVDYCYVRPNHIPTINSMCHEFFWPGIDLSECLQYPDFSVVVLYKKVIIAFGFMVPDVKYNEAYISFLLVHPEWRRAGIATFMIYHLIQTCMGKDVTLHVSASNPAMLLYQKFGFKTEEYILDFYDKYYPLDSKECKHAFFLRLRR, translated from the exons ATGCAAACACCATCTAGAATGGCAAATAATGTTCACATGAGTGGGCTGCTGAGCCGCCACGATGATGAAGCCACCAGGACCTCCACCTCAGAGGGCCTGGAGGAGGGTGAGGTGGAAGGGGAGACTCTCCTGATTGTTGAGTCTGAGGACCAGGCTTCGGTGGATTTATCACACGACCAGAGTGGGGATTCTCTGAACAGTGACGAAGGTGACGCGTCCTGGATGGAGGAGATGTCCTATTACTGCGAGAAGTGCCAGAAATGGATCCCAGCAA GCCAACTGAGAGAACAGCTCAGCTACCTCAAAGGAGATAACTTTTTCAGATTTACTTGCTCTGAATGCTCAGAAGATGGGAAGGAGCAATTTGAACGGCTGAGATTAACGTGGCAACAA GTTGTCATGCTGGCAATGTACAATTTGTCTCTGGAAGGAACGGGCCGTCAGGGATACTTCAGATGGAAAGAAgatatttgtgcttttattgAGAAACACTGGACTTTCTTATTAGGCAACAG gaaaaaGACCTCAACGTGGTGGAGCACCGTTGCTGGCTGTCTCTCTGTGGGAAGCCCCTTGTTTTTCCGCTCAGGGGCACAGGAATTTGGAGAACCGGGATGGTGGAAACTGGTTCATAATAAACCCCCAACAATGAAACCTGAAGGAGAGAAGCTGTCTGCGTCTGCACTAAAGGCAAAAG CTTCAAAGCCACCTCTGGATCCCATCATTACTGTGGAAGGACTCAGGAAGCGGGTAAGCCGCAATCCAGTCGAATCAGCCATGGAGCTGAAGGAGAAGAGATCTCGTACTCAGGAAGCCAAGGATATTCGGAGAGCCCAGAAGGAGGCAGCTGGCTTCCTGGACCGGAGTACTTCCTCCACTCCTGTTAAATTCACCAGTCGAGGCCGTCGTCCTGATATCGTCCTTGAGAAAGGAGAGGTGATTGACTTCTCCTCCTTGAGCTCTTCAGACCGCACCCCTCTGACAAGCCCgtctccttccccatctctggacttctctgctcctggaacTCCAGCCTCGCATTCAGCCACTCCCAGCCTTCTCTCAGAAGCAGATCTCATCCCAGATGTCATGCCACCACAGGCTCTGTTTCATG ATGATGAGGAGATGGAAGGAGACGGAGTTATAGACCCAGGAATAGAGTATGTGCCCCCTCCCAGTGGGACAGCCGGTGCTGGCACTGTGATAGCAAGTAGGAAGAAAGTGAAGACAGCAGAGCAGATCAAGCAAGAGGTGGagagtgaagaagaaaaaccagaaaggatGGAAGGTGACAGTGAAGATCCTGAAGAGTCAAACACGTTGCTGCAGGTCAGGGGGCGAGACAAGAGGAAACCACAGCTGGAGAAGGATGCTAAACCCAGAGCTCCCAAGCATACCTCTGTTAGTATCTACgaggaaaagctgctgctgaagagacTGGAAGCATGTCCCAATGCCATGAGCATGACCCCGGAGGCCCGGAGACTGAGGCGCAAGCTGATAGTCAGGCAGGCCAAGAGGGAAAGGGGGCTGCCGCTCTTTGACTTGGACCAAGTTGTGAACGCTGCACTGCTCTTGGTTGATGGGATTTATGGAGCCAAAGAAGGAGGCGTTTCCAGGTCCCCAGTAGGGCAAGCAACATACAGAACTACTAGCCAGGACTTCAGGATCTTGGACAGATACCAG ACGATGCTGCCTGCCATGAAGGGATATCGACAGCAGACCACAAAGTTTCTGTATCGACTGGTAGGCTCAGAAGACCTGCTGACAGACCACAGTATTGTCAGTCCTTACACATCCCGTGTCCTGAAACCTTACATCAG GCGCGATTATGAGACAAAGCCCCCAAAACTCAGGCTGCTGGCAGAAATCCGGGCGTATCCACACAGGAATGATCTCAACTGGAAGGCTGAGCCAGAAGCACCCGTTGATTACTGTTACGTTCGCCCTAATCACATCCCCACTATAAACTCCATGTGCCACGAATTCTTCTGGCCTG GAATTGATTTATCAGAATGCCTGCAGTATCCAGACTTCAGCGTTGTTGTCCTTTACAAGAAAGTTATCATTGCTTTTGGCTTTATGGTGCCAGACGTGAAATACAATGAAGCTTACATCTCTTTTCTGTTAGTTCACCCTGAGTGGAGGAGAGCTGGGATTGCAACCTTCATGATTTACCACCTGATCCAG ACCTGCATGGGCAAAGACGTAACCCTTCACGTCTCTGCAAGCAACCCTGCTATGCTGCTCTACCAAAAGTTTGGATTCAAGACTGAAGAATACATTTTGGATTTTTATGACAAATATTATCCTTTGGACAGCAAGGAGTGCAAGCACGCATTCTTTCTCAGGCTGCGGCGCTGA